A region from the Anaerobacillus sp. CMMVII genome encodes:
- a CDS encoding ABC transporter ATP-binding protein, giving the protein MEMIQVTDLKKYYGSLKAVDGVNLTVYEGEIFGLLGPNGAGKTTTMEMMEGLRDADSGEVVINGLSVRHDRKKVTEHIGVQLQSTSMFDLLQVEEILRMYASFYKSSLPVATIMHQMNLLEKRKDAIKGLSGGQKQRLAIGLALIHDPEVIFLDEPTTGLDPQARRSLWDIVLKLKEQGKTIILSTHYMEEAYVLCDRLAIMDQGKIMALDTPDKLIAALEMESAIQFKWEKELEPLKSLACVTKVSTLKDQAVLYTTNLQESLISLIKYTDNDQIQLEDLQTRRATLEDVFLQLTGRSLREE; this is encoded by the coding sequence ACTATGGATCTCTAAAAGCAGTTGATGGCGTCAACTTGACTGTGTATGAAGGAGAGATCTTTGGTTTACTTGGACCTAATGGTGCAGGCAAGACAACAACGATGGAAATGATGGAAGGGCTTCGTGATGCGGATTCTGGAGAGGTTGTGATCAATGGTCTTTCTGTAAGACATGATCGAAAAAAAGTGACTGAACATATTGGTGTGCAGCTTCAATCGACATCAATGTTTGATCTATTACAAGTAGAAGAAATTTTACGAATGTATGCTAGCTTCTATAAAAGTAGTTTACCGGTCGCAACGATAATGCATCAAATGAATCTCCTAGAGAAGCGGAAAGATGCAATTAAAGGGCTATCAGGCGGACAAAAGCAACGTCTAGCGATTGGACTAGCATTAATTCATGACCCAGAAGTTATTTTCTTAGATGAACCAACAACTGGATTGGATCCCCAGGCAAGAAGATCGCTTTGGGATATCGTACTTAAGTTGAAGGAACAAGGCAAAACCATCATATTATCTACTCATTACATGGAAGAAGCATATGTCTTATGCGATCGGTTGGCGATTATGGATCAAGGAAAAATAATGGCTTTAGATACACCCGATAAATTAATTGCCGCCTTAGAAATGGAATCTGCCATACAATTTAAATGGGAAAAAGAACTAGAGCCACTAAAGTCGTTAGCATGTGTTACAAAAGTTTCAACTTTGAAAGACCAAGCGGTACTATACACGACCAATTTACAAGAAAGCTTAATATCTTTAATTAAATATACGGATAATGACCAAATACAACTTGAAGACCTACAAACTAGAAGAGCAACCTTAGAAGATGTGT